GTTGACAAGAGATCTTCACTATATCTGCCAAAACTGGTTCGAGAAAATCTGCAGACTCTGCTTTGGTTGAAAGTTATTGGCAAAGACCCAAGCACCACGGACTTTACAAAAGTTCCAAAGTTGAAGGAACTATGGGTTTACATTGACAATGAACTGCCTCATAATGCTTTTGACAGTCTTGTTCATTTGCATTTACTGGagaaattaaaagttgaaatgGGAAGTGTTAAGCGCTTTTATTTTCCAACTGCTCTTCCAAAAAACCTCAAAAAGTTGACTCTTCGTAGTACTTATCTTCCGTGGAAGGACATGGACATTATTGGAAGGTTGAAAAACCTCGAGGTTCTCAAGCTGAAAAATTTCGCATTCTACGGTCCAGAATGGGAACTAGCAGATGATTTGTTTCCTGAATTAAAGATCTTTGTCATTGCACATTCAAATCTTAAATGCTGGAATGCAGATGCTGAGAATTTCCCCAAGCTGGAGTGCCTAATCCTAAAATTTTGCTGGGACTTGAAAGAACTTCCAATTGACGGTTTTGGAAATACACTGCGACTAATAGAGATAGACAGTTGTTATCCTTCCCTCGTGAAATCTGCAAAGAAAATTCATGAAGAGCAACGAGAACTTGGCAATGATGCACTTGTTATTCATGATCTTGAAGCTAAGGTGGATATCCTATTCTCCTTCTTGATATTGATCTTAGTCCTCTATTCTGtgtatttgttttttaatttttttttaaaggaagatCCATCATTCTTATGTCTTTCAATTTTTTCCCATTGTAAACTTTTTCCATAGATTGGGTTGCCATACGACGAAAACTCTGAAGAAGAGAATGAAAGCTGTGAATAAGGGAATGAGGAGAAATGCTTGCAGCCAAGGTATGTATATCTatgcaccatattcatcaaTTCAACCTCCTTGTATGTAAATCTATTTAGTTCAAAGGCACTGTTCTATTTGCAAAAGAAATGaccttttttacttttaacttATCATTCTTAAAGGGTATTTTATAGAAGGTATTCCAATGAATGCTATGCTTCCAATGAATGCTATGCTTCTGAGAAGCTAAATTTAGCAAGGTGAGTTAGGGTACCATTTGATCTGTCAAAATTTGTACAGGTAGAAGAAGAATTCAAGTTTGTTGAGGTCTTGCAATGGCATACGATTCCTCGAGAAGCTGCAAGTCCATTAGGATCGCGCAAGTTTCTTTCTAATCTTGTCTTGATTGTTGAAGTCCTGTGTGTTTTTCTCTGTTGTTCTTGAATTTTGAGTCTCTCTTGTTACAGATGTTCATTGTGATTGACTGATTGTTATCTATGTTGCTAGGGATATCGAAATTACACTGTGATGTTCATGTCATAAATTCTATATCTCCAAAATTAGTTGGTGTGTATTAGAACCAAGATTGAAGATCACTATTTCATAAATCTTTGATTTTGCAGAGGATGAACCATAGAAGTCATggagatttatttatttgttttgggaAATATGAAAAACTTGCTGTCATTACTCAATGAGCATGTCTTCATTGCAGCAAAGCACATAGAATTTGCTGTTGAAGAAGCACCACAACTTTAATTTTCCGAGTTATTGAATAATTGTTAATTTCAGCTTTAGTTTCTGTGTGTTCATATAATCATATGTCGATGGTTGTCCTTAATTTTGAGTAATTGGTACTTTTGTCATTAATTCatgagtaattattattttcttttcaaagaCAATTTACTGAATAATTAAGGATGAAACTGATAATTATCAAATTGGTTGGAGGAATAAATTAAACAACAACTATACATATTTATTGAAGGATTTGAAGCAGATCAGATCTGAGGTTGTTTTTATGTTTCCTGGAAACCATGCAGCTTTAGGAGAAGGATTCTAATTACTAATTAGGAAACTAGGAAACCATAATACAACACAAACAACTATTACCTTGTTCTAGGGTTTttggaatttaaaaaaacaatttaggagaggattctaaaataatatttttatttttattaggaatATAAGGTGCAAATTGACtactgaattttaaaaaaatatatataattaggtcactgaacactccaaatatatgtaatttcacctgatagcagacTACAATCCACTTCATTAGGTTGCCTGCTTAGGTGGACGATGAGTTggtactttaaaaataaaaattaaaaaattaaattaaaaaaagacaCGCAGGGGTGGCTGGCCACCCCTTCCCCCCTCCTACTTCGTCTCTAGTTGGAGACGAAGATTTGTCTCCGTCTCCAACCGGAGACGGAGGTTGGAGAAGAAGGGGGGCAAGGAGGGGCCAGCGGCGggtgtctgttttttttttttttttttaatttaataatttattattaaaaattattttaaaatgtcaattcaccatCCACTTAAGtaaggcaacctgatgaaatggatgatAACGtgttatcaggtgaaattgtaaatatttggagtgttcagtgacttaattgtatttttttttgttcaatagcctaattgcactttcaggttacgttaaAAAGAacgacctcccatatgggagagccactactctgccatctgagcacaaggtgtttggcaaGAATATAATTAGTATAGAATTGATCAAATGCAATTTGATTTGGTTAATAATGGATTTATGCAAAAAGATATAGATGTAGATTCGTAGGACCCACCATTCTCAGAATATACTTCATTAGCACCTCAAAAACAAATGTAGAAGCAACttcaacaaaatattataaggaaaaagtaaaaaagaaatatgaccAAATATGAAGGGAATAGTAATTCTGTTGAGGGCTATTTGATAATTGagtttgagtgtttaattgttatattttaaagttcaaagtcctaatttatttttcgtataaattttagtgatatttgacaatttttcttattatattttgtttaaaagttttaaatttttaaattttggtatatatatCTTTAGAAATACTTTCATTAAACTATAATAATGTAATGATATCTAATGCTAAGTGGTTTAATTATGTCTCTGGTATACATCTATGCTGAGTGGTTTAATTCTATCTTTGGTATATTGTTGATCTCATTAAAGTAACTATAACTGTGTTTAATGATATATGTATGTTTCAATTTCTCTAAGCGGTCTATAAATTGTGTTGTCAATGTTATTGCTCGAAAAACTATTTTGATGTCAAATTGCAATGAGTGGCATGTCACTCcgcattcttttattttttgatgtCCTGAATTatataatgtaccttatattgATTTTCAATTTCACTGGGTATGTCGTTCCAATACTTTATTAGAGATAAATCCAAAACTCTTAACAATTTGAGACATGAAAATATGAACTTGCATTTTTGAAGGTATAAATCTTTTCCAAAGTAAGAGAAGGGAGCTCTTTACATTTTCATAACAAGAGTTTGCAAATTTTGGAGTTTAAACAATTGAAAGTTATAAAGAGAACTCGAAGTGGTTAAAGCTTAATAtctcaaataaatcaaattcaCAACTTCATTGGGCACATCATTCCAGCATTTTGTTAAAGGTAAATTCAAAACTCTTAGCAATCTGAGACATGGAAATATGAAATCGTATTTTGCAAGGTATAAAGCTTTCCCAAAATGGAGAATGTGACGGATTTTACCCGAAATGTAATTCAATGAACTTGATTGAGTAATTGACCAATGACGGGATTGACATCTTATCCAACGAAACCTAATTTTGATTATTCCGATCCCGATCAAGTTCTTGCAAAATCACTATGATATTCATTACTAACAAGTAACAACCAAAgtgttttgttcttgttttttttttttttttttaaagtagaaGTCACgtatgttgaaattgagggattgaaaggcATGACAGGTGGAAAATAACAACCACTAACCAGACCTTTTAATCCTTGAATTTCAATATGGTATCAAATCCAAAATCTTAATATAAACCATAGCATTCCCATCGCCACTGAACATGTTATCAGAGCACCCTCTCTGATACAATGTTGAAATTGATAGATTGAAAGGTCTGACGAGTAGAGAATAACACCCACCTATGAGGATAGCAAAATTCTTGCCTAATAAGCTTTGCTTTGTCCAAGCCATTctgttggagaaaaaaaatacaaataaagaaCTAGAGTCAAGTATAAGAGACAAAGTTGTTGAAGCAGAATCTAGAATTGAATCACGACTCCGAGAGGTTTATTCGGCTGATCACACAACTGACACAAGTAGGGGTTTGGTAGCCATGACTAATTGTGGGCTTCACAAGACCTTGAAGGTCGTGTTACAAGATATGGAGTCACTTGAAGTCATGATCCAAAATGAGAATGAGAAGGAAAGCAACTTTAAGAATGAAATGATAGAACATGAGGAAATAAAGCTCGAGATTCTTCCAAAGTCTGGTGGACAGCTAAAAGTCATCCATATTATTGGTATGTGTGACATCGGAAAAACTACACTAGCCAAACAGATCTACAAAGATGCATATATTAAGGATCACTTTGACATTCGAGCATGAGTAGTTGCATCTCAAGAATACCAAGTAAAAGAGATGCCCATTCGCCTTTTACATTTCATTGATCCAACAACAAGCAAAAAGTACATTGCAGGGAAGTCTTCCCAACGGCAAGAACTGCGTCAATGTTTGTTAGGTAGAAGGTATTTGGTTGTCATAGATGACATATGGAATGAAGTGGCGTGGGATGAAATCAGGTgctattttccagaaaataccAATGGAAGTCGAATCCTGATCACTACTCAACAGATAAAGGTGACTAAATATGCAACAAAATCACTCAATTGTAAGTATATTCATTGCTCTCGTTTACTAAACACAAATGAAAGTTGGAATCTATTTGAGACAAATATGTTTCTGGAAAAACATTATGCAAGCCTGAATTAGAGCCAATTGGAAGATATATTGTTAATAAATGTAAGGATTGCCACTTGCCATTGTAGCTATAGCAAAAGTTCTAGCTAAACTAGATGACAAGTCACCACAAGCGTGGCTAAAGATAATCAACTCATTTAGCCATGACAATGAACTTTTAAGTATGCTTTATTCGAGCTACAACCATTTACctagtcacttgaaaatttgttcatttatttgGGAGTTCTTCCAAAGGGTATTGACATTCTTGTGAATAAATTGATCAATTTATGGGTTCCCAAAGGATTTTTAATGACAGCCGGGAATAAAAGCTTGGAAGAAGTGGCAGAGAGTTATTTATACAATCTTGTTAATCGAAATCTAGTACAAGTTAGCAAGCAAAACTATGATGGCAAAATCAAGTCGTGTAGGCTTAATGATCTTTTGCACGACTTGTTCCGGAATATCATCTCATTGGCCAACTTCAAAATAGAATTCATTCCATTCTCTACTATGGCCAAGATGTGCAGCTTGCAAGATCCATGTTGGTATTCTCGGGCTTGAAGCTGCTGAGGGTATTGGACTTAtcattaatactccgtattaataaaatgttggTATGACTAATTACCAAGTTAAATAGAGGAAATAGTTCATTTGAGGTACTTGGCTGCTTTTGGCTCTCTTGGCAACTATAAGCTGAATAAGCTTCGAAATTTGCAGATCCTCATTGTTTGTTCATGGGAGAAAGGGTGTTGTTTGCAATTGCCTCGAGATATCTTACAATTGCCATGGTTAAGGCATGTGCACCTTGACGAGAGATCTTCGGTATATCTACCAAAACTGGTTCAAAAAATCTACAGACTTTGCTTTGGTTGAAAGTTAATGGTCAAGATCCAACAACAACAGACTTTACAACAGTTCCAAAGTTGAAGAAACTATGGGTTCTCATTGACAATGAGCTGCCAAGTAATGCTTTTGACAGTCTTGTCCATCTGGATTCACTccagaaattaaaattgaaagtggATAGTGTCCGCTTTTATTTTCCAACTGATCTTCCAAAAAACCTCAAAAGGTTGACACTTAGTGGAACTTTTCTTCCATGGGAGGACATGTACATTATTGAAAGGTTGCCAAACCTCGAGGTTCTCAAGCTAACAAAATTTGCTTTCAGCGGTCCAAAGTGGAAACTTGAAGATGGCAGCAAGTTTGGGTGTTTAAAGCTCTTGCTTATTGCAGATTCAGATCTAGAATACTGGGAAGCAACTCATGAAAATTTCCCAGTCCTAGAGCGCCTAATCCTAAAAGTTTGCTGGGACTTGAAAGAAATCCCAGGTGATTTTGAAAATATCTGTACACTAAAACTAATACAGCTAGACAATTGTTATTCTTCCCTCGTGGAATCTGCAAAGAAAATTCAAGAAGATAGCATGATGTATGGAGGCACACTTGTTATTCGTGATCTTGAAACTAAGGTCGATCTTGTATTCCCCTCCCTTCATAATGAAATATTGGTCTTAGTCCTCTATTATATTCTATGAATTCTTTTGGTTTTTTAGGAAAATCCCTCATTCTTATGtcttccatttttattttctcattgTAAACTGTTTTTCTAGGATGGATTGCTAAATAAAAAAAGCTCTGAGAAAATGGGAGCTAAGATGATGGAAATGGATAAGAAAATGAAAGCTATTGTGGGAGATGAAGAAGCTTTGATGGAAGTAGATGAGAACTTGATGATTCTATCAATGAGTAAAACCGGTGAAAGCCAAGGTATAGACCATATGTATCAACATCCTTGTGATTATCTCAATAGAGCCACACCTCTCTTTAATGTGTATGTACAGGTCTAAGCATAACAAACCAAAGAATTagaaaatcatatttaattGCATCTTCTATGCTAAGATGAGGACTCTCAACCTGCATCTCTGGGTCAGTTTAAAAGGTGCTAATGTTTTTGCAAAAGAGTTAACCTTAGTCTGAGAATTTATTCAAACACAATGAATATATTCACCTAAGACTCAATTGGCAAGGTGAGTTAGGACTCGTGGTATAATATATGGTGGTCTGTTGTTCTCATGTTTTAATTGCAATATGGTTGTGACTCTGAGGTTTAATCTAATATATGTTATCTGCTTACCATAGAAACCTCTCTGTACCTATAATGTTAATTCGGTTTCATGCTTGTGCAAAGGGTGATGCCTTCTTGAAAGGTATCGTTTAAAGTGTCAAAATTTGTGCAGGTACAAGAAGAATTCAAGATTGCTGAAGTCTTGCAATGCCAGACAAATCCTCAAGAAGCTGCAAGTCCATTGTGAGCAAATTTCTCTCTAATCTCACCTTGATTTAAGttttgtgtgtttttcctcTGCTGTTCTTGAATGTTCAGACTCTCCTGTCACAGACATTCACTGTGATTGTTATCTATGTTACTATGTATATTGTAATTATAGTCTGATGTTCATGTCAAAAATTCTATATCTCCAGAATTAGTTAGTCTGTATTAGAACCAAGATTGAAGATTGTTCCCACTATTTCATAAATCTTTGATTTTGAAAAGGATGTCATATTAAATTTCTCTATGCAATCGTCTCATGTATGATAAACACACATATACCACTTTATATACACAGTAAGAGCCTGGAAAATTGCTTACACCATGTGAGAAATGGTAGCTAACTGACAGGAACCAAGCCTAATAGCTTCTTCAGTTTCTGAGAAGAAACCTCACTGGCAGCCCATAAGCAATGGTTAAGTTTCCGATTTCTCTTGATATTGTGCCAACATTAATGAGGCTTTAACTCATTTGAAGGATCATCTGCTACAAGCTTATCAAGGCAGGTAGAAGTATTAAGTCTGCAAGAGAATTACAAATAGGAGATTGGGCTTATCTAAAACATGTTAAATTGGCAGCAAAGTTTCATGGACCCTAAGGTTCTAGAAAGGATTGGGCCAGTGGCTTATAAATTACTGTTGCCTCATGGTTCATTAATATACCAGTGTTCTATATCTCACAACTCAAGAAGAAAATTGGTCCAAATGTAGCTTGTACAAGTGTAAGCATAAGAAATCAAAGGAAATTATACctgtgtttaattttttttaaattttttatttaaattcatataacattatttttctctctatatCGCAGGTTAAAACACTAATAATGTATTtaacataatattaaataaatataaaataatacttcctctgttccattttatgtgtctggttcggttgaCGAGACTCGattggagttatttttaatcaaacttttcataatattaagtttagtattagcatacaaaatttatatatttagaaattacactaaaaatcatattaaacacaaaaaatttaattttaaaaataagtaaaaattacttacaaaataaattaaaaaaaaaagttgatttaaCCAATCAATACTAAGTAAGACAAATAAAACGAGACTGAGGGtgattgtcaaaaaaaaaaaaaagagactgaggaagtaataataataataataataaatacgtaGTACATTCGGGCCGTTTGAGCCTTTTAGGCTCCGCACTCCGCAGACCACAGTGAACACAAATTTCTTATctccccttctctctctctcactctcaacTTTTCAAGTTTCAATCCGCCGCGAAGTTGCTTATGCCGATGCTGCGGAGGAGATCTAGGCCGATCGGGAAAGGTGCACAAGGTTAGAAGAGAGCACAGCCCTAGCTTTAGGGCAATCGGACTTAACCCTAAGTCTCTCCAAAGAAAGGTATCACAAGATTCAAGTACCTCAATGGCTCAATAATCGATCTTTATGTAAATCTggaatttgaactttgaattgaaAAGCTCAAATCGaattttaattagattattaGTTTAAAAACTGGTTGTTAGTTCACTAATAATGAGTGTGAAAATTTggtgatttattattttattttatttattcaaataatttatttccaaTTACTCATTTTCCTCTAGCTTCGTTAGATGAGGCTTTTAAATTTACTATCATCATATCCTGTTGTGATCTTCAGTCCTATCATATTACCCTTTTAGCGTTTTTGTTCATAGTGTGCTGGATATAATTCAAGTTtggattttgaaaaaaattataattaacagAGTGACATAAAGCCTATTAATCTTGCtcaaaaaaaagttgaaaaagcATAAGATAAAGTGGTGGATCGTCTTGCAAATATTGGTGCCTATCAGGACACAGATTGGAGTAATTTTGAGGTCC
This region of Ipomoea triloba cultivar NCNSP0323 chromosome 15, ASM357664v1 genomic DNA includes:
- the LOC116007418 gene encoding putative late blight resistance protein homolog R1A-3, with translation MYIIERLPNLEVLKLTKFAFSGPKWKLEDGSKFGCLKLLLIADSDLEYWEATHENFPVLERLILKVCWDLKEIPGDFENICTLKLIQLDNCYSSLVESAKKIQEDSMMYGGTLVIRDLETKDGLLNKKSSEKMGAKMMEMDKKMKAIVGDEEALMEVDENLMILSMSKTGESQGTRRIQDC